A window of the Podarcis raffonei isolate rPodRaf1 chromosome 4, rPodRaf1.pri, whole genome shotgun sequence genome harbors these coding sequences:
- the LOC128412400 gene encoding arylsulfatase D-like, whose product MIMLELFPLYHLQTPRGLGMDHKLKIRLSRCSLAILLVSSLFPQMWDAAVSRPNVLLIMADDLGYGDLGCFGNDTLKTPNIDQLAREGVKLTQQIAAASLCTPSRAAFLTGRYPIRSGMVSRHDPRVFARTGASGGLPTNETTFAKLLQQQGYTTGLVGKWHQGMNCESHNDHCHHPLNHGFDYFYGTPFTLVNECQANKDPEMNVQLQATYWFYTQMAALLVFTLVLGRTTGLFYVKWKIIAFTASCGILFFISWFANYGFVRYWNCIMLRDHIITQQPIKLENAASRILKESTSFIKRNKQGPFLLFVSLLHVHTPCFTTKTFHGKSSHGLYGDNVEEMDWMVGKILAAVDKEGLRNNTFTYFTSDHGGFLEAREGITQLGGWNGIYKGGKGMGGWEGGIRVPGIVRWPGIVPAGSVIDEPISLLDIFPTVAHLAGASIPQDRVIDGRNQIALLQGAVQHSEHEFMFHYCGSYLHAVRWHQKESGPVWKVHYTTPIFNPEGAGACYEKGLCPCSGEGVTHHDPPLLFDLSRDPSEAVPLSPDTEPLFHTVLKHIGRAVEEHRSSLTPVPQQLSSGNNMWKPWLQPCCGTFPFCWCDSEESDTHSYKVG is encoded by the exons ATGCAGTCTAGCGATTTTGCTAGTTTCCTCCCTATTTCCCCAAATGTGGGATGCGGCCGTGTCAAGACCCAACGTTTTGTTGATAATGGCGGATGACCTTGGCTATGGTGATTTGGGATGCTTTGGTAACGACACACTCAA GACTCCTAATATTGACCAGCTAGCAAGGGAAGGAGTGAAGCTTACTCAGCAGATTGCTGCAGCTTCGCTTTGTACCCCAAGCAGAGCAGCTTTTCTGACTGGCAGATACCCCATCAGATCAG GTATGGTGTCCAGACATGACCCCCGTGTCTTCGCGCGTACTGGTGCTTCTGGAGGACTCCCCACGAATGAAACAACATTTGCTAAGTTATTACAGCAACAGGGCTACACCACGGGCCTTGTAG GAAAATGGCACCAAGGCATGAACTGTGAATCCCACAATGACCACTGCCACCACCCTTTAAACCATGGCTTTGATTACTTCTATGGCACCCCTTTTACACTTGTGAATGAATGCCAGGCTAATAAGGATCCTGAGATGAATGTCCAGCTGCAAGCTACGTATTGGTTTTACACCCAGATGGCAGCTCTTTTGGTGTTCACTCTTGTGCTGGGAAGAACTACTGGTTTGTTCTAtgtgaaatggaaaataattgCCTTCACTGCTTCATGTGGTATCCTATTTTTCATCTCCTGGTTTGCCAATTATGGATTTGTAAGATACTGGAACTGCATCATGTTGAGAGATCACATCATTACTCAGCAGCCAATAAAGCTGGAAAATGCTGCCTCCAGGATATTGAAAGAGTCAACCTCATTTATTAAACG AAACAAACAAGGACCGTTCCtcctctttgtttctttgttacaCGTCCACACACCCTGTTTCACCACAAAGACGTTTCATGGAAAAAGCAGTCATGGTTTATATGGAGACAATGTAGAGGAAATGGACTGGATGGTGG ggaaaattcttgctgctgttgacaAAGAGGGCTTGAGGAACAACACTTTTACTTACTTTACTTCTGACCACGGCGGCTTTTTGGAGGCTAGAGAGGGTATTACCCAGCTAGGTGGCTGGAACGGTATATACAAAG GTGGAAAAGGTATGGGAGGCTGGGAAGGAGGAATCCGTGTGCCTGGAATAGTTCGGTGGCCAGGGATAGTCCCTGCTGGCAGTGTTATAGATGAACCAATAAGTCTTCTGGATATTTTCCCCACAGTGGCTCACTTGGCTGGGGCATCCATCCCACAAGACAG GGTGATTGATGGAAGGAACCAGATAGCTTTGCTACAGGGAGCGGTGCAGCACTCAGAGCATGAATTCATGTTTCACTACTGTGGGTCGTACTTGCATGCGGTGCGCTGGCACCAGAAAGAGA GTGGTCCAGTATGGAAAGTTCATTACACAACACCAATATTCAACCCCGAAGGCGCAGGAGCCTGTTATGAAAAGGGGCTTTGCCCATGTTCCGGAGAAGGTGTAACACATCACGATCCTCCTCTGCTGTTTGATCTCTCGAGAGACCCATCAGAGGCCGTGCCTCTTTCACCGGACACGGAGCCCTTGTTCCACACAGTCCTAAAGCACATAGGCAGAGCTGTGGAGGAGCATCGCAGCTCCCTCACACCTGTCCCACAGCAGCTCTCTTCTGGAAACAATATGTGGAAACCATGGCTGCAGCCATGCTGTGGGACCTTCCCGTTCTGTTGGTGTGACAGTGAAGAAAGTGATACCCATTCATATAAAGTGGGCTAG